The DNA segment GAGCCTAGGTGAGATCCCGCAGGGCGCTTTTCCCGAGGAAGCCCACCCGTTCCCCACAGGAAAGCGGATGGTTCCCCGCCCCTCCTTTATCTCATTAAGTGAAGAGCGTAAAATAATAAGGCTTCCATATATATGAAGGTAGCGGTTTTTTTCTAACCTAACCAACAATCCTTATATGGCAAGGAGGGCCGGAAACAAGGAGACTCCCGTGGGAGGATGAGCCTAGGTGAGATCCCGCAGGGTGCTTTTCCCGAGGAAGCTCACCCGCTCCCCACAGGAAAGCGGATGGTTCCCTGCACCTCCTTTATCTCACTATCGCCAAACTAAAAAAACGCTCAAAAGCTTCTTTGCTTTTGAGCGTTTTATATGAGGTAAATCATCCGCCGCTAACGGGTGGGATGAAGGCTACCGTGTCACCGTCATTTAAGATAGTATCCATGTCGACGTATTCTTCGTTGATGGACGTCATGGCCTGGTCCAGATCTTGCAAGTTATAGTTCTCTTTCAATACGGATTTTACGTGGGCTACGGATTGGCCTGCAGCTTCGATTTCAACTGTCTCTCTTCCTGCCGCTTCTTGGAATTGTGCAAATAATAGTACGTTAACCATGAAGATCCTCCTTAGTTTTGGAACCTAGAGCGTAGGCTTTGGTTCCTTGTTGATTTCCTATCCACTCTTCTCCAGTATCCCAGTGTTCTTTCTTCCAAATAGGAACCATCTGTTTAATCCGCTCAATCGCATAGCGACTCGCTTCATAAGCGTCGGCACGGTGCGGGGTAGAAACGGCAAGTACAACTGCAACATCTGAAATTTCAAGACGGCCCACTCGATGGGTGATGGCCACTTTCGCATCTGGCCATTTCTCTTCGATTTCAGTTCCGATACGAGCCATCATTTTCTCAGCCATAGAAGCGTAAGCCTCATAAGTTAAGTACAGCGTTCGCTTGCCATCTGTTAGTTCCCTCACTGTGCCAATGAACGTATTAATGGCTCCAGCTTCTGGTCTTATGACTTTATGTACCACGTCTTCAATAGAAATAAACTTCTCTGTGATTTGAAAGTTGCTCACTCCACCCATTCCCCTCTCACCCAATCTGTTATGTATCCTATGTATTCCTGTTCT comes from the Pontibacillus halophilus JSM 076056 = DSM 19796 genome and includes:
- the moaD gene encoding molybdopterin converting factor subunit 1; protein product: MVNVLLFAQFQEAAGRETVEIEAAGQSVAHVKSVLKENYNLQDLDQAMTSINEEYVDMDTILNDGDTVAFIPPVSGG
- a CDS encoding molybdenum cofactor biosynthesis protein MoaE; this encodes MSNFQITEKFISIEDVVHKVIRPEAGAINTFIGTVRELTDGKRTLYLTYEAYASMAEKMMARIGTEIEEKWPDAKVAITHRVGRLEISDVAVVLAVSTPHRADAYEASRYAIERIKQMVPIWKKEHWDTGEEWIGNQQGTKAYALGSKTKEDLHG